The Zonotrichia albicollis isolate bZonAlb1 chromosome 6, bZonAlb1.hap1, whole genome shotgun sequence genome window below encodes:
- the LOC141729298 gene encoding uncharacterized protein LOC141729298, which yields MKPMSNTQGRGDRRNSGLHVTSSSSVHSSLQQPHLHSLINTTINEGSSGDFGQDRHPCKVKHRRKHSQDQGLRACPWKALLIPNGAEAQLSALGCHFQTGSPQLEHVLPQPPAPPPPAPPGRRWSYLDAPGREAGDGGRRRRPWRSAADAWRRRRPECGSRRARSLPRRRRSPVGLGLGGGGSAASPAQGGVGGGFRRGRLRSVPCTPRCLRCCCLFTFPEKGPARREGAEPSRGGAAGAGGGSAGQGGEALLFRRRLARGRASGGSRWASGSRSYCGSQRAPAMALARTHSLSLTTERAAATAPRPRTAPDRPPEPPPGRAASVAPGAALAAGSAGKGPPPPPAARPRSPARPSPLSPFSPSRRSHPCAGRAAGPVGWAVKPGAAEGRPRSG from the exons ATGAAACCCATGAGTAATACTCAAGGCAGAGGAGACAGGAGGAATTCAGGCCTACACGTTACCAGCAGCAGCTCGGTGCACAGTTCACTCCAGCAGCCTCATCTGCATTCATTAATTAACACGACCATTAACGAGGGCAGCTCTGGCGATTTCGGCCAGGACAGGCACCCGTGCAAAGTTAAGCATCGGCGTAAGCACTCGCAGGATCAGGGTCTTAGAGCATGTCCTTGGAAAGCATTACTCATCCCCAAT GGAGCAGAGGCGCAATTATCCGCTCTCGGCTGTCATTTCCAGACGGGATCTCCGCAGCTGGAACATGTCCTCCCGCAGCCCCCCGCGCCTCCTCCTCCCGCACCGCCGGGCCGCCGATGGAGTTACCTTGACGCTCCCGGTAGAGAAGCCGGAGACGgagggaggcggcggcggcctTGGCGGAGCGCGGCCGATGcctggcggcggcggcggcccgagTGCGGTTCTCGCCGGGCTCGGTCGCTGCCGCGGCGGCGCAGGAGCCCTGTAGGCCTCGGcctcggcggcggcggcagcgcggccTCCCCGGCGCAGGGCGGCGTCGGCGGCGGGTTCAGGCGCGGGCGGCTCCGCTCAGTCCCGTGCACTCCCCGCTGCCTGCGGTGCTGCTGCCTCTTCACATTCCCGGAGAAGGGCCCTGCGAGGCGGGagggagccgagccgagccgagggggagcggcgggcgcggggggaGGCAGTGCCGGGCAGGGCGGGGAAGCGCTGCTGTTCCGCCGGCGGCTGGCGCGGGGGAGAGCGAGCGGAGGGTCCCGGTGGGCGTCGGGGTCTCGCTCCTATTGTGGCTCTCAGCGGGCTCCGGCCATGGCACTCGCTCGCACGCACTCGCTCTCGCTCACAACCGAGCGCGCTGCTGCCACCGCCCCCCGCCCGCGGACCGCCCCCGACCGCCCACCGGAGCCGCCTCCGGGACGCGCCGCCTCAGTGGCGCCCGGAGCCGCCTTGGCCGCCGGGAGCGCCGGGAAAGGGCCGCCCCCTCCCCCGGCAGcgcggccccgcagccccgcgcgTCCCTCGCCTCTCTCGCCTTTCTCGCCTTCGCGTCGCTCTCATCCCTGTGCCGGGCGAGCGGCGGGGCCCGTCGGCTGGGCAGTAAAACCCGGCGCTGCTGAGGGGAGACCGCGCTCAGGCTGA